The following are encoded in a window of Scophthalmus maximus strain ysfricsl-2021 chromosome 6, ASM2237912v1, whole genome shotgun sequence genomic DNA:
- the LOC118309144 gene encoding putative methyltransferase-like protein 7A isoform X1 — MKYCLMKCCRLLCLVLTLPLNVMEITGLCALYKRVFPLLAYNITFSYNAKMLKIKRELFRNVAKFANADGTLRLLEIGCGSGANFQFYPYGCTVICSDPNPHFDKYLRRSMEQNKHLTYGELVVVSGEDMGDVQDESVDVVVCTLVLCSVSDVRRVLQEVRRVLRTGGAFFFLEHVMSDPSSWTYFFQHVLEPLWYYLGDGCRITRATWKDLEAAGFSELHLKQIEAPEVTLVIRPHIMGFSVK, encoded by the exons atgaaatattgccTCATGAAATGCTGCAGACTCCTTTGCCTAGTATTGACTCTGCCTTTGAATGTGATGGAGATCACAGGCCTGTGCGCTCTGTACAAACGCGTGTTCCCGCTGCTCGCATACAACATCACGTTTTCGTACAACGCCAAGATGCTCAAAATCAAGAGGGAGCTCTTCCGCAACGTGGCCAAATTCGCGAACGCCGACGGGACACTTCGCCTGCTGGAGATCGGCTGCGGCAGCGGCGCAAACTTCCAGTTCTACCCGTACGGCTGCACGGTGATCTGCAGCGACCCCAACCCGCACTTCGACAAGTACCTGCGGAGGAGCATGGAGCAGAACAAACACCTGACTTATGGCGAGTTGGTAGTCGTGTCCGGAGAGGACATGGGGGACGTGCAGGACGAGTCCGTGGACGTGGTGGTCTGCACCCTGGTCCTCTGCTCTGTCAGCGACGTGCGGCGGGTCCTGCAGGAGGTGCGACGCGTCCTCAGGACA ggaggagccttcttctttttggaaCATGTTATGTCAGATCCGTCCTCGTGGACGTACTTCTTTCAGCATGTGCTTGAACCTCTGTGGTACTATCTTGGGGACGGGTGCAGGATTACCAGAGCAACATGGAAAGATCTAGAGGCTGCTGGTTTCTCTGAACTTCACCTGAAACAAATTGAGGCTCCAGAGGTGACGTTAGTGATAAGACCACACATCATGGGATTTTCTGTTAAATGA
- the atf1 gene encoding cyclic AMP-dependent transcription factor ATF-1 isoform X2, producing the protein MSLGGSSVAVVQLPGGQFQVQGVIQSAQSSVIQSPQVQTAQVQDTDSEDSQDSSDSGATAQKTREILARRPSYRKILNELSSEEMTQDPASTGGAGVTVPTTQIYQTSSGQYITIAANGTIQLATPGTDGLQGLQAVTMANSGGAQQGTTILQYAQTPDGQQILVPSNQVVVQGAGGEVQTYQIRTAPTSSSLAQTVVMTSPVGLSQTKSDDPTFKREIRLAKNREAARECRRKKKEYVKCLENRVAVLENQNKTLIEELKTLKDLYCVKTG; encoded by the exons atgtcACTAGGTGGTTCTTCTGTGGCTGTTGTACAACTGCCTGGGGGTCAGTTTCAGGTTCAAGGAGTGATCCAGTCTGCGCAGTCGTCGGTCATTCAGTCCCCTCAGGTGCAGACTGCACAG GTCCAGGATACAGATAGTGAAGATTCACAGGACTCATCTGACAGTGGAGCAACAGCCCAGAAGACCAGAGAAATATTGGCACGGCGGCCCTCATACAG AAAAATCCTAAATGAGCTCTCATCTGAGGAAATGACACAGGATCCAGCATCCACAGGAGGGGCCGGTGTTACAGTACCCACCACCCAAATCTACCAGACCAGCAGCGGCCAGTACA TCACTATAGCTGCTAATGGAACAATCCAGCTGGCGACTCCTGGGACCGATGGCCTTCAGGGACTACAGGCTGTCACCATGGCCAACTCTGGTGGAGCGCAGCAAGGCACCACCATCCTTCAGTATGCCCAGACACCTGATGGCCAGCAGATACTGGTGCCTAGCAACCAGGTTGTTGTACAAG GTGCAGGAGGGGAGGTACAAACATATCAGATTCGCACAGCACCCACATCCAGCTCCCTCGCTCAGACTGTAGTGATGACCTCTCCTGTGGGACTGTCTCAGACCAAGTCTGACGATCCAACATTTAAGAGAGAAATCAGGCTTGCAAAAAACAG agAGGCAGCCCGTGAATGTCGACGGAAGAAAAAGGAATATGTCAAATGTCTGGAAAACCGCGTAGCTGTTCTTGAGAACCAAAACAAGACCCTGATAGAAGAACTCAAAACATTAAAGGACCTTTATTGTGTTAAAACAGGATAA
- the LOC118309144 gene encoding thiol S-methyltransferase METTL7B-like isoform X2 produces MKYCLMKCCRLLCLVLTLPLNVMEITGLCALYKRVFPLLAYNITFSYNAKMLKIKRELFRNVAKFANADGTLRLLEIGCGSGANFQFYPYGCTVICSDPNPHFDKYLRRSMEQNKHLTYGELVVVSGEDMGDVQDESVDVVVCTLVLCSVSDVRRVLQEVRRVLRTIFLSFHQHNSRRVQCDSETEHIMKPTVCQLLRGDLMEPGLNMCSV; encoded by the exons atgaaatattgccTCATGAAATGCTGCAGACTCCTTTGCCTAGTATTGACTCTGCCTTTGAATGTGATGGAGATCACAGGCCTGTGCGCTCTGTACAAACGCGTGTTCCCGCTGCTCGCATACAACATCACGTTTTCGTACAACGCCAAGATGCTCAAAATCAAGAGGGAGCTCTTCCGCAACGTGGCCAAATTCGCGAACGCCGACGGGACACTTCGCCTGCTGGAGATCGGCTGCGGCAGCGGCGCAAACTTCCAGTTCTACCCGTACGGCTGCACGGTGATCTGCAGCGACCCCAACCCGCACTTCGACAAGTACCTGCGGAGGAGCATGGAGCAGAACAAACACCTGACTTATGGCGAGTTGGTAGTCGTGTCCGGAGAGGACATGGGGGACGTGCAGGACGAGTCCGTGGACGTGGTGGTCTGCACCCTGGTCCTCTGCTCTGTCAGCGACGTGCGGCGGGTCCTGCAGGAGGTGCGACGCGTCCTCAGGACA atttttctttcctttcatcaACACAACTCACGCAGAGTGCAGTGTGACTCAGAAACCGAGCACATAATGAAACCAACTGTGTGTCAGTTACTTCGTGGAGATTTGATGGAACCTGGGTTGAACATGTGTAGTGTGTGA
- the LOC118309145 gene encoding putative methyltransferase-like protein 7A, whose amino-acid sequence MALLVRVCSSVVYVLCWPLLLMHAVGLGRVYKRLFPFCLCHISAMYKGKMYDRKKELFRSLPEFNNRGGKLTILEIGCGTGTNFEFYPPGCKVICTDPNPHFQKYLDKSMSENEHLTYDGFVVASGEDMGSVADGSVDVVVCTLVLCSVNNIQQTLNETHRVLRPGGAFFFLEHVAADASTWTHFFQQVLQPAFFYLFDGCNVTRSTWKHLEAAGFSEVKLRHIEAPLFFLIKLHIVGYAVK is encoded by the exons ATGGCTCTCCTCGTGAGAGTGTGTTCCTCGGTCGTCTACGTGCTGTGCTGGCCCCTGCTCCTGATGCACGCTGTGGGCCTGGGCAGAGTTTACAAACGCCTCTTCCCATTTTGTTTGTGCCACATTTCTGCAATGTACAAGGGGAAAATGTACGACAGGAAGAAGGAGCTGTTCCGCAGCCTGCCGGAGTTCAACAACCGCGGAGGGAAACTCACTATCCTGGAGATCGGCTGCGGCACCGGCACTAACTTCGAGTTCTACCCCCCCGGCTGCAAAGTGATCTGCACCGACCCCAACCCCCATTTCCAGAAATACCTGGACAAGAGCATGAGCGAGAACGAGCACCTCACGTACGACGGGTTCGTGGTGGCCTCGGGGGAGGACATGGGGTCCGTCGCGGACGGGTCGGTGGACGTCGTCGTCTGCACCCTGGTGCTCTGCTCCGTCAACAACATACAGCAAACTCTGAATGAGACTCACCGGGTCCTGCGGCCG GGTGGAGCCTTCTTTTTCCTCGAGCATGTGGCTGCAGACGCCTCAACTTGGACACACTTCTTCCAGCAAGTTCTTCAGCCTGCATTTTTCTACTTATTTGACGGATGCAACGTCACACGAAGCACATGGAAACATCTGGAGGCAGCTGGATTCTCTGAAGTCAAACTGAGACACATTGAAGCTCCGCTCTTCTTCTTAATCAAACTGCACATCGTAGGCTATGCTGTCAAATAG
- the atf1 gene encoding cyclic AMP-dependent transcription factor ATF-1 isoform X1 yields MEEVQRGSNGTESQTATIPTTITSSQFSQIAQQMSLGGSSVAVVQLPGGQFQVQGVIQSAQSSVIQSPQVQTAQVQDTDSEDSQDSSDSGATAQKTREILARRPSYRKILNELSSEEMTQDPASTGGAGVTVPTTQIYQTSSGQYITIAANGTIQLATPGTDGLQGLQAVTMANSGGAQQGTTILQYAQTPDGQQILVPSNQVVVQGAGGEVQTYQIRTAPTSSSLAQTVVMTSPVGLSQTKSDDPTFKREIRLAKNREAARECRRKKKEYVKCLENRVAVLENQNKTLIEELKTLKDLYCVKTG; encoded by the exons ATGGAAGAAGTGCAGCGAGGCAGCAATGGCACCGAGTCACAGACTGCCACCATTCCCACTACCATCACATCCTCTCAGTTTTCACAGATAGCCCAACAG atgtcACTAGGTGGTTCTTCTGTGGCTGTTGTACAACTGCCTGGGGGTCAGTTTCAGGTTCAAGGAGTGATCCAGTCTGCGCAGTCGTCGGTCATTCAGTCCCCTCAGGTGCAGACTGCACAG GTCCAGGATACAGATAGTGAAGATTCACAGGACTCATCTGACAGTGGAGCAACAGCCCAGAAGACCAGAGAAATATTGGCACGGCGGCCCTCATACAG AAAAATCCTAAATGAGCTCTCATCTGAGGAAATGACACAGGATCCAGCATCCACAGGAGGGGCCGGTGTTACAGTACCCACCACCCAAATCTACCAGACCAGCAGCGGCCAGTACA TCACTATAGCTGCTAATGGAACAATCCAGCTGGCGACTCCTGGGACCGATGGCCTTCAGGGACTACAGGCTGTCACCATGGCCAACTCTGGTGGAGCGCAGCAAGGCACCACCATCCTTCAGTATGCCCAGACACCTGATGGCCAGCAGATACTGGTGCCTAGCAACCAGGTTGTTGTACAAG GTGCAGGAGGGGAGGTACAAACATATCAGATTCGCACAGCACCCACATCCAGCTCCCTCGCTCAGACTGTAGTGATGACCTCTCCTGTGGGACTGTCTCAGACCAAGTCTGACGATCCAACATTTAAGAGAGAAATCAGGCTTGCAAAAAACAG agAGGCAGCCCGTGAATGTCGACGGAAGAAAAAGGAATATGTCAAATGTCTGGAAAACCGCGTAGCTGTTCTTGAGAACCAAAACAAGACCCTGATAGAAGAACTCAAAACATTAAAGGACCTTTATTGTGTTAAAACAGGATAA